One Vibrio taketomensis DNA window includes the following coding sequences:
- the zapG gene encoding Z-ring associated protein ZapG, which translates to MPWIYAIVGLVAGAVIGFIISRLTAPNYKQQKNLHKDLETAKFQLEQQKQELTDHFAQSAEMLDSLGKEYTKLYQHMAKTSADLLPNMPEQDNPFAQKVAEQNAASNADESLEDAPKDYANGATGLLREEKKEYLKSPNEASEKKAS; encoded by the coding sequence ATGCCTTGGATTTATGCAATTGTTGGTCTAGTTGCTGGCGCAGTGATTGGATTCATTATCTCTCGCCTGACAGCCCCAAATTACAAACAACAAAAAAATCTTCACAAAGATTTGGAAACCGCTAAGTTTCAGCTTGAACAACAAAAACAAGAACTCACTGATCACTTTGCTCAATCAGCGGAAATGCTGGACTCATTGGGCAAAGAGTACACCAAGCTATATCAACATATGGCGAAGACATCTGCTGATCTTCTTCCAAATATGCCGGAACAAGACAACCCATTTGCACAAAAAGTAGCAGAGCAGAATGCTGCCTCAAATGCAGATGAATCACTAGAAGATGCACCAAAAGATTACGCAAATGGTGCTACTGGCCTTCTGCGTGAAGAGAAAAAAGAGTACTTGAAATCACCTAACGAAGCGTCTGAAAAAAAAGCTTCTTAA
- the zapE gene encoding cell division protein ZapE, whose protein sequence is MTPIEKYQADIKRHNFQPDEAQHKAVDALDNLYHQLIEYQHTPVEVLPKWKRLLGMQPQLPEAPKGLYFWGGVGRGKTYLMDTFFESLPTAKKMRVHFHRFMLRVHDELNGMKAEANPLDVVADKFKAEADIICFDEFFVSDITDAMILGTLFQALFERQVILVATSNIPPKELYRNGLQRARFLPAIALIEKHCLVMNVDSGIDYRLRALEQAEIYHYPLDNVADANMQRYYQQLVGEGKLTVKRIEINHRQLEVEQAADGVLHATFAQLCQTPRSQNDYIELSRIYHTVLLANVIQMNRNNDDAARRFIALVDEFYERHVKLIISAEVELSALYMDGQLEFEFKRCVSRLTEMQSHDYLALEHLA, encoded by the coding sequence ATGACCCCAATAGAAAAATATCAAGCGGATATAAAGCGGCATAATTTCCAGCCGGATGAAGCTCAACATAAAGCGGTTGACGCTTTGGATAATCTTTATCATCAGTTGATTGAGTATCAACATACGCCGGTTGAGGTGTTGCCAAAGTGGAAACGTCTATTGGGAATGCAGCCGCAATTACCCGAGGCACCCAAGGGACTCTATTTTTGGGGAGGCGTTGGTCGGGGGAAAACCTATTTGATGGACACCTTTTTTGAGTCTTTGCCAACAGCCAAAAAAATGCGGGTGCATTTTCACCGCTTTATGTTACGGGTGCATGATGAACTTAATGGGATGAAAGCGGAAGCCAATCCGCTTGATGTTGTGGCGGATAAATTTAAAGCCGAAGCAGACATCATTTGTTTTGATGAATTTTTTGTGTCTGATATCACCGATGCGATGATTCTTGGGACGCTCTTCCAAGCTCTGTTTGAGCGCCAAGTAATTCTCGTCGCCACTTCTAATATTCCACCTAAGGAGCTCTATCGTAACGGATTGCAACGTGCGCGATTTCTGCCTGCAATAGCGTTGATTGAGAAACACTGTTTGGTGATGAATGTCGATAGTGGCATCGATTATCGACTGCGTGCTTTAGAACAAGCGGAGATTTACCACTATCCGCTTGATAATGTCGCCGATGCCAATATGCAGCGTTATTATCAACAGTTGGTGGGGGAAGGGAAGTTGACCGTAAAGCGGATTGAGATTAACCATCGCCAATTGGAAGTGGAACAAGCTGCCGATGGCGTGTTGCATGCTACTTTTGCTCAACTTTGCCAAACGCCACGTAGCCAAAATGATTACATCGAATTATCGCGCATCTACCATACCGTGTTGCTCGCCAACGTGATACAGATGAATCGCAACAATGATGATGCGGCAAGGCGTTTTATTGCGCTGGTGGATGAGTTTTATGAACGCCATGTAAAGCTGATTATTTCCGCTGAAGTGGAACTTAGTGCTTTATATATGGATGGGCAATTGGAGTTTGAATTTAAGCGTTGTGTATCGCGTTTAACTGAGATGCAAAGCCATGACTATCTAGCACTAGAGCATTTGGCCTAA
- the rplM gene encoding 50S ribosomal protein L13: MKTFVAKPETVKRDWYVVDAEGKTLGRLASEIASRLRGKHKAEYTPHCDAGDYIIVINAEKVAVTGNKAKNKVYYRHSEFPGGLKSITFEKLIDRKPEMVLELAVKGMLPRGPLGRAMYRKLKVYAGAEHNHAAQQPQVLDI, from the coding sequence ATGAAAACTTTCGTTGCTAAACCAGAAACTGTAAAACGCGACTGGTACGTTGTAGACGCTGAAGGTAAAACTCTTGGCCGTCTAGCAAGTGAAATTGCATCTCGCCTACGTGGCAAACACAAAGCTGAATACACTCCACACTGTGACGCTGGTGACTACATCATCGTTATCAATGCGGAAAAAGTTGCTGTAACTGGTAACAAAGCTAAGAACAAAGTGTACTACCGTCACTCTGAGTTCCCTGGTGGTCTAAAATCTATCACTTTTGAAAAGCTGATCGATCGTAAACCAGAAATGGTTCTTGAACTAGCGGTTAAAGGTATGCTTCCACGTGGTCCTCTAGGCCGTGCTATGTACCGTAAGCTAAAAGTTTACGCTGGCGCTGAGCACAACCATGCTGCTCAACAACCACAAGTACTAGACATCTAA
- the rpsI gene encoding 30S ribosomal protein S9: protein MAENQYYGTGRRKSSAARVFIKPGSGNIVINKRSLDEYFGRPTSRMVVKQPLELVELTEKLDLYVTVKGGGISGQAGAIRHGITRALMEYDESFRPALRAAGYVTRDARCVERKKVGLRKARRRPQFSKR, encoded by the coding sequence ATGGCAGAGAATCAATACTACGGCACTGGCCGTCGCAAAAGCTCAGCTGCACGTGTTTTCATTAAACCAGGCAGCGGCAACATCGTAATCAACAAGCGTAGCCTTGATGAGTACTTTGGTCGTCCAACTTCTCGCATGGTTGTTAAACAACCTCTTGAGCTAGTTGAACTAACTGAGAAACTAGACCTATACGTTACTGTTAAAGGTGGCGGTATTTCTGGTCAAGCTGGTGCGATCCGTCACGGTATCACACGTGCTCTAATGGAATACGATGAGTCTTTCCGTCCTGCTCTACGTGCAGCTGGTTACGTTACTCGTGACGCTCGTTGCGTTGAACGTAAGAAAGTTGGTCTACGTAAAGCACGTCGTCGTCCACAGTTCTCTAAGCGTTAA
- a CDS encoding cytochrome b, whose amino-acid sequence MQALLDWVEKRLPAMNAYKKHLSEYPMPKNFNFWYLFGSLAMLVLVNQILTGIWLTMNYVPSGDGAFASIEYIMRDVEYGWLLRYMHSTGASAFFVVIYLHMFRGLIYGSYQKPRELLWVFGMLIFLVLMAEAFMGYLLPWGQMSYWGAQVIISLFGAIPVIGDDLTLWIRGDYVISGATLNRFFALHVIALPIVLLLLIVLHVLALHEVGSNNPDGIETKLPKGSMGEDYQTQFKFHDYYSKKYDIIDSIPFHPYGTVKDLVGVAGFLFLFCYVLFFNPEMGGYFLEPPNFEAANPLKTPEHIAPVWYFTPFYAILRAVPDKLLGVIAMGASIAVLFVLPWLDRCKVRSYRYRSKFHLFNIIQFTISFIALGILGALPATPLYTLLAQIFSLGYFMFFVLLYFYSKNEATKPLPERVTFK is encoded by the coding sequence ATGCAAGCTCTACTTGATTGGGTAGAAAAACGCTTACCCGCAATGAATGCGTATAAAAAGCACCTATCTGAATATCCAATGCCAAAGAACTTCAACTTTTGGTATCTGTTTGGTTCGTTGGCAATGCTGGTGCTGGTTAACCAAATCCTAACGGGCATTTGGTTAACCATGAACTATGTCCCTTCTGGAGACGGGGCTTTTGCTTCAATTGAATATATCATGCGTGATGTGGAGTATGGGTGGTTGTTGCGTTATATGCACTCAACCGGCGCATCGGCATTCTTCGTTGTTATTTATCTGCATATGTTTCGCGGTCTGATTTACGGCTCATACCAGAAACCACGTGAGCTACTGTGGGTATTTGGCATGCTTATCTTCTTGGTGTTGATGGCCGAAGCATTTATGGGTTACCTACTTCCATGGGGGCAAATGTCTTACTGGGGGGCACAGGTAATCATCTCGCTATTTGGTGCCATTCCGGTGATTGGCGATGACCTAACCCTTTGGATTCGTGGTGACTACGTTATTTCAGGCGCAACGCTAAACCGTTTCTTTGCTCTTCACGTGATTGCGCTGCCTATCGTGTTATTGCTGCTTATCGTATTGCACGTTTTGGCACTGCACGAAGTGGGATCAAACAACCCGGATGGGATCGAGACCAAGCTACCTAAAGGCTCGATGGGCGAAGATTATCAAACACAATTCAAGTTCCACGACTACTATTCGAAGAAATACGACATTATCGATTCTATCCCGTTCCATCCATATGGCACGGTGAAAGATTTAGTCGGTGTTGCTGGCTTCTTGTTCTTGTTCTGTTACGTGCTGTTCTTTAACCCAGAGATGGGGGGCTATTTCTTAGAACCACCTAACTTTGAAGCGGCAAACCCACTTAAGACGCCAGAACACATTGCACCAGTTTGGTACTTCACGCCGTTCTATGCAATCTTACGTGCTGTTCCAGACAAGCTACTGGGTGTTATTGCCATGGGCGCGTCAATTGCAGTGCTATTTGTTCTGCCTTGGCTAGACCGTTGTAAAGTTCGCTCTTACCGTTACCGCAGCAAGTTCCACTTGTTCAACATTATTCAATTCACCATCAGCTTTATTGCGTTGGGTATTTTGGGTGCGCTACCTGCAACCCCGTTATACACACTATTGGCGCAGATTTTTAGCTTAGGTTACTTCATGTTCTTTGTACTGCTGTATTTCTATAGTAAGAACGAGGCGACGAAACCATTACCAGAGAGGGTGACATTCAAATGA